GTATACAATATCTCTGTTCGTTTCCCTCTTACTACAACCTATAATAAAAATATAAAGTGATTCGATAAAGATGGTCCATAATTGCGTTTTAAAAGGGGTCATAGAGAGCTACCAAAAAGCATTTAAGAAGTAAACTTTAAGCCGATCTGGGTTTTATAGTTTCCGTGATTTCCGGCAAAATTTCAAAATAAGGCAACAAAAATACAATACACCTAAATTATTGAAATTCTGTATTTTTATCCATTCAATATCTATAAGACGTTATTTTTCCACTTCCAAAAGACTTAATGAATCAGATCGCCCTAAAACCCGCTACAGTAGCTAGCTTTCCATTTTCCGAAAATCTTATATATTATTATAATATGTAAATAATACTATACATATATATATTAATAATATAGGAAATAATAATAAACAATATGAAAATATATAATGAATTAGTAAGGTCAACTAGAATTAAAGTAATGCCAAGGGAGTGAAAAAAAGAAGTTAAAGGACCCGGAAATGCCACAAGAAAAAGTCTTAAAATATTCATAAATACAACAAATAACCTTTAATGCGATTTTAAAACGATTCTACGACTTCAGGGTACAATTATACCACCAAGACCTAAGTTACTCATGTAAGGTAGCTTAAAACTCGATTACGAGGCATTTCTAAATTATTTTTTACTTTAAATTTTTACTTGTTATAAAAAAACCCTTATCTTAGTTTATCATGTTTTTTATTCGTTGTAAAATATTTTTTTCAAAAAAAGTGAACAGTTTTTGTAATTTCGGTACAACAAGAGCTGGTTATAGGTTATTTTGTTATATAGGAGGTCTTATGGAAATACAACGACTTTTATCTAAAACTCCCAAGGGAATATTGTGAGTCTTCAGGTAATCTCTATAAACAAGTTATAGATGAAGCTCAAGGAAAAAAGTTTGAAGTTACTGCCATAGAAGAAGAAACAGAAGCTCGTAAAATTTGATTGCCGTTTAAAATGGAGACAAAGAGCAAAATTTATATCTCCAATTTTATCGTGTATGGCAGAGACAAAGATTTATGTCTCCATAGTAGGCAAAAAACAACTACTGGAACTGACAGACCGCATCTTTCGTAGTAGTCAACAGAATATCATTTTTGCTCGGATTTAAAAAAAAATAGTGCCTTTTTAGTTTCTACAGTTATTCTTAAGTTTATAGAGTTTGCTAACATTAGTATGACTGATACTTTAACTTTACAAGAAGGGGACATTGAAACTACTGCATTTGATAATAGCAATATGACTAGAGTATTACACAATGGAGAGTGGTGGTATGTGATAACAGAGGTAATAGCTTCTCTTACAGGTAGTAAAAACCCATCTGATTACCTAAAAAAGATAAAAAACAGAGATATAGGACTCTCTGAAGGATGGGGACAACTTGTCACCCCCCCCTTGAAATTAAAACAAAAGGTGGTAAACAAGATGTCAAACACAGATAACTCAACTACAAGCTGGTTTTTGTTGTAGTTATTTTCTCACTTTCTTTACTTGCTTTAATCAATTCATCAAAATCAGATTCATGTAATTTGTCCTGTACAACTCTGTACTTTTCGTATTCTCCTTCAGCTAGGGCTTTTGCAACTTCAGCACTAACTTTACCAGCATCTTTAAGTACTTCATAATCATTGAGCAATAAAAATGCATCCAATTTTTCAACCCAATCCTGCATTTTCATTAGCCGATTCTTTCTTGCTTGAAGTTCTGCATAATCTAGGAAACAATGTGATTTAGTTCACTTAACTCTTTTTCAGTCAAGTAGTTTTTCGCAATACTTACATCACTCTTATGAATTTTGTTACCTGGACCATCTTTCCATGTAGTTAGCCCCATATGTGGTTTTTCGTCGAGAGTATATTAATTCTGCCGCAGTTAAGCCGTAAATTGCCCAATATAATTTATTTTGTACTTTTGCGTAAAATTGTCTTGTCATATCTGAATTTGGATCGTAATCTGCAGAACATTCGGCATAAATGTCTGTAATCTTCTGGTAAAATCTACGTTCGGATGCTCGTATTTCCCTGATTTTTTCAAGTAATTCATTGAAGTAATCTTTACCAAACTTCTTTCCGTTTTTTAATCGTTCACTATCTAATGCAAATCCTTTGGTGATAAAATCTCTCAAAATTTTTGTAGCCCATACTCTGAAAGATGTTGCTTTTTTAGAATTAACTCGATAACCAACAGCTATAATTGCATCTAAGTTGTAAAGTTGTGTAGAATACTGTTTACCATCTTCAGCAGTATTCCGGAAAATCCGGACAACTGAATCTTTATCTAACTCTTGACTGGCAAATATGTTCTGTAAATGCTCACTAATTGTTCTGATATTAACATCAAACAACTCTGCCATTTTTTTCTGTGCAAGCCAGATGTTTTCATCTTGATACAAAACATCAATTCTCACGTCTCCGTCTGGAGTTGTATATAATAAAATTTCGTTTCCATTTATTATCATATCTACTCTACCTTACTTCAAGTAGTATATAGGTTATTTGTGAAAGAGATAAGCAACTGTGAAACATTAAAAATAGAGCTTTAGCTGATAAGCAGTTTTGAAATTATTTTAACTTTTTTTTAGAAAATCCCGGAAAAAGTGATGAGAAATCCGGTATATATATTATGGAAGGGTATTGAGGTAGTTTGTAGATGCGCTTCAAACACAAAAGTCGGCAAACAAAAACAGAGTAGAAAAGATTGAAGAAAGCAAAAGAAATAAAGTAATTTAGGCTTTTGGTAAGTTACATAATTGAGAATTTGTATTTTTTTAGATGAGACAAAAACTTTGTTTTAAGACTAGATATAACTTTAGGGTACAAAATTACTACCATTGCCAAAGAACGCACGTAATACCCCTTAGAACTCGAATAAATGGCATTCTTAGCAATTCTATTACTGTATAACAAACTCACAAGTGAGTTTAGCACGTTTTTTACGCTTTGCAAAGAAAAATTAAAAAAATTGAACAGTTTTCGTAATTTCTTGTGTATAAGGGGTTAATGGAGACTTTATGAGAATACAACAACTTTTATTGCAAACCTCTGAGCAGTTAAAAGAATATTGCAAAACTCTCAGTAACGAAACAACCTTTATAAGCAACTTATAGATGAGGCTAAAGGAAAAAAGTTAGTAGAGCTTGGAGAATTAACTAAACTAGCTACTGCCATAGAAGAAGAAACACCGGATGAGAGGCTCATGGAATATTTCGATGATAACAACAACCCTTTTAATGCAAAAGCAATAACAGGTTTCTTTGCTTAGGCGTCTTATGTTCATTATGCACTCTTCAGCTTATGATAAAGATTTAAAGCAACTTAGACAAGCTTTTGCCTAAGATGTATGAAAAACTAAAGCTGAGACTAACAAATGATACGCCCATGAGAAATCATGCAGAGAAAGAACTTAGGTTCAGCAATTTTTTGCGTGATAATATTGATGTCTTTAGACTTTTAGAAGATGCTGAAATCTATGGCTCTGTAGAAAAAAGAAAAGAAGCAACGATCGAGCTCATAAGGCTATTGACAATACAACCTGAGCTGAATTATAGAGGAGATAAATTTATACTAGATCTTATTTTGGATTATATAAAAGTTTTTGGAAAAGAGGTAGAAAGCTTAGAATCTGATATTAATATCTTAATCAACTTGCTGGAAAAAAGTATAGAGAGAAGAGAAATAGAAGAGAACTTAGATTCTGATATCAAAAACCGGATAAAAAAAAGGATAGAAGAAAGTAAAGACAAAAAAGAAGTGGAAAACTTAAAATCTGACATCAGTGCCTTCATTGATATAATGGATAAAAGGTTAAAAGAATTTGAAGGAAACTTAGAGGAGATTGAAAAATGTAGAAATGAAGTGGAAAAGATTGAAAAAGAAACAATGGATAAAAGAAATAAGGTAGTGGAGCAACTATCAAGATTTAGATTATCTCAAACACCTTTACCAAATTGTGCAATAAAATGATAATTAATACTGAACAAAAAGTTACATTTACTGTATATAACTATTAGGGGGAGTAGCAATAATTTAAACGAAAAAAGAAAAAAATAACACTGAACTAAAAGTGGTATATAACTATTAGGGGTAAAATAGCTTATCTAACACTCGATCTCAGCAAATAAACAGAGTAGAGAAGATTGAAGAAAGCAAAAGAAATGAAGTAATTTAGGCTTTTGGTAAGTTACGTAATTGAGAAGAAACAGCTTTGTATTTTTTTAGATGAGGCAAAAACTTTGTTTTAAGGCTAGATAGGGTACAAAATACTACCATTACCAAAGAACGCATATAATGCCCCTTAGAACTCGAATAAATGGCATTCTTAGCAATTCTATTACTGTATAGTAAACTCACAAGTAAGTTTAGCACGTTTTTTACGCTTTGTAAAGAAAAATTTAAAAAAAGTGAACAGTTTTTGTAATTTAGGTGAATATATATAACAACTCACTTAATCTGGTGAGCTGATGGTAGCACAAGATTCTTGTTATTGGCCTACAAAAACCCATTCATAGCGTATTTTGAAGAAACCAGACAGGAATCTATGCTACCAATTTAATGTTTAAATAATTTTATGATCAATGCAATAGATGTTTCAAAATGGGTTGGTTCACCTCCCGAAAAAGAATTCATCATACAAGATTGGCTCTCTATAGGGAATGTTTCATATCTCAGTGGTGATTATGAAGTTGGTAAGTCCCTTCTCGTTCAGCAATTAATGACAGCAGTTGCTACCGGAAAACCTTGGCTCAGTATAGATGTTAAACAAGTTAAGACATATGCTTTATTTTGTGAGGATGAAAAAAAAGCGCAAGCAATGTGCAATAAATGAGTTATACCAACTGAATGCAGATTCTCCTGATCTTGTCAACAATATTCGTTTATTATCTCGAGTAGGTGAAAATAATTCACTTATAGTTTTCAATGACAGCTATACGGGTCGATTAACACCTTATTTTTACGATTTGCTTGAAGACATAAAATCTTTTCAACCAAAACTTGTGATATTGGATGCAGCTTCAGATTTATTTGGAGGAGATGAAGATATCTGTACTCACCGTAGGCAATTTATGCAGCTTTGTTGTGCCAATATAGCAAGGACAGTAAATTGCGCTGTTTTGCTGTGTAAACACGATACAAATATAGATATGTGGCATAATAGGGCATTTTACTTATCTAGATCAGAAGAAGCAAGTGATGAGCGTATTCTACATTGTGGAAGGTCAAG
The window above is part of the Wolbachia endosymbiont (group A) of Bibio marci genome. Proteins encoded here:
- a CDS encoding AAA family ATPase; the protein is MKKKRKQCAINELYQLNADSPDLVNNIRLLSRVGENNSLIVFNDSYTGRLTPYFYDLLEDIKSFQPKLVILDAASDLFGGDEDICTHRRQFMQLCCANIARTVNCAVLLCKHDTNIDMWHNRAFYLSRSEEASDERILHCGRSSHLLRYQNGVFVI
- a CDS encoding AAA family ATPase; protein product: MINAIDVSKWVGSPPEKEFIIQDWLSIGNVSYLSGDYEVGKSLLVQQLMTAVATGKPWLSIDVKQVKTYALFCEDEKKAQAMCNK